GGCGTTGTTGGAACAGGGGATGGCCCGGCTGGCTGAGGTTGCGAGGCGGGATCTCGGAACCGACCCTTCAGACGCCCCAGGTGCTGGCGCTGCCGGGGGACTGGGGTGGGGTTTGATGGCGTTCTGCGGGGCGGAGCTTGTTCCCGGGTTCCATCTGGTGGCGGACACACTGGGGCTTGAGAGACGGGCGGCAGAGGCGGACTGGATCGTGACGGGCGAGGGACGCACGGATGCCACCTCGCTGCAAGGCAAGGTGGTGGGTGGAGTGCTGGAGATCGCCCGCCGGGCAGAAAGGCCCTGCGTGATCCTGTGCGGATCAGTGGGGCCGGACTGCGCAGCGCTCTACCAGGCGGGGGCCACCGCCGTGCTGTCCATAGTCCAGGGACCTGCTTCGCTGCCGGAGGCACTGCAAGAGGCCGGGCGGCTTGTGGAGGATGCGGCCTATAATCTTGGAAGGCTGATCGCCGCAAGCCGGCCGGAGCGGGAGGAGCGATGAACATCGGGGTCACAGGAGCGACAGGCTTTGTGGGGAGTCATCTGTGCCGACTGCTGGTCGAACGCGGGCACAGGGTGACCGCGCTCGTGCGTCCCGGATCAACCCGCGCGCGCCCGTCCGGCGGCGGGGTCCGCTTCGCGGAGGGAGATATCACCCGTCCGGAAACGCTTCCCGCGGCCTTCCAGGGCTGCGACGTGGTGGTCAACCTGGTGGGCATCATACGCGAGACGCGGGATCAGACCTTCGAGCGCATCCACGCGGAAGGCGCGGCTGCCGTGGCTCTCGCTGCCAGAGAGGCCGGAGTGCGCCGTCTCGTCCATATGAGCGCCGTCGGCACGCGGCCGCATGCTCCCAGTGCCTATCACCGCACCAAGTGGCTGGGTGAGGAGGCTGTCCGCGCAAGCGGTCTGGAATGGGTCATCCTGCGGCCCTCGCTTATCTTTGGGATCGGGGATGGGTTCACCACGACGATGATAGATCTGGTGCGCCGCGCGCCGGTCATTCCCGTCATCGGATCAGGGACCAATCTCATGCAACCCATCGCCGTGGAGGATGTCTGCGCCGCCTTTGCCTCCAGCGCGGAGGAGGATTGCCACTGCGGTCAGACCTATGAGCTGGGCGGCCCGGAGCAGATCACATACGAGCAGATCGTCAGAATGGTGGCGCGCGAGCTGGGAGTGCGGCGGCCCTTTGTGCATCTGCCGGTATGGATGATGATGCCACTGGCAGGCGTGCTCTCGCGCTTAAGTGCCCGCTTTCCGCTGACGCCGGACCAGATCAGAATGCTTCAGGAAGATAATGTGGCGCAGCCCAATCATGCGCTTACGGTATTCGGTCTGGAGCTGATGCGGTTTGAAGATGGGTTGAAGAGGATCGTTGCGTCGGTGGTGGGGGGGAGAGCGGCATGAGCCTGGCGGATGCCCTGCAGAGGTTTGTTCGAGAGCATCGCGAAGACCCGGCGCTTCGGGTGGTCCGGGGGACGCCGCAGTTGGACGAGATGACAGAGCTTGCTCCCGCCACGCCGGCCACGCACCAGGCCCGAGTGGTGGAGGGTTCCCTCTTGGAGCAGAAGGCTGTCCCGGACGCTGCCCGTTCGGGGTTCACCCATTTTCTGGACGGCATTCAGCGTTCCCGGGTGGCCCTCATCTGGCACGGGGTGCCGGTGATTTGGGGATACGCCGCCGCATGTGTGCGGGAGAGAGGGCCGGACAAGCTCATGCGACTGGCCCTGGGGATGTATGAGTCCACCGAGGCGCTCATCTTCCCGTTTGCCTTCGCGCCACCGGAGGAGCTCCAGAGCGGGGGGCTCGCATGCGTGGATTCCTCGCCGATGGCGCGCGTGGCGGAGGACGCGGACAACCCGGCATACATCCGCCAGTATTCTCTGGAGATGCTGGGGGACCTTCGGAGGCGGCTGGAGAGGACTCTTCTGAAGCGCTGGCTGGAATCGTCTGGCCAGGCGCAATGGCTTCTGGTGGACGGCGAACTTCCGGATTCAGAGCAGGAGGGAGGTCTTCGCCGGGTTGTGGGACTCATCAAGAGCCATCAAACACGTTACTTCGCCGGGGACGAGCAGCGCAAGGTGCTGGAGCTGACCGAGGGGCAGCGCACCTCCGTCTTCCAACCGCACCGTCAAGGGTACAGGCCGGTCTACTCGTGGTATCTGCGTCTGCGCGACAACGCCGGGCAGGACCAGACCTTCGGGTTGGTGCGCGTGGAGGCCCGCGCCGATGAGGAGACCCTTCGGTTGGCCGGCGAGATCTCCGGCTGGGTGCTGGCGGAACGCACGCCGCTCAGCCTTCCGGATGCCCGCTGGGACCGAATGATCTATCCGGTCCGGGATTGCGAGCAGTATCTGCGGTCCATCGCCCCCACGGCGGTCCAGATGGATGCAAGGCTTCAGGTTTAGGGTGTGAGGAGGAAACCATGATTGCTGAACGGGAGGAGAGCACTACACGCGCGCCGTCCGGGGCTCAACTGGCTCAGGTGGGTCGCGTGGTAGCCACCGAGCCTAAGCCCAACACCGCATACGAGTTCCATTTCTGGACAGCTCCCGGCTCGCCGGTGGGCATTGGTACTCTTGTGGTGGTCCTGGCTGAGAACGTAGAGGTTTACGGCGTAGTCGTGGAAGGCTGGTCTTATACCGATGTGGCCAGCGCCATGCATGATTACATCGGGCTGGACGGAGACCCGGCGATGGAAGCCATGACTCGTCGTCCGGAGATCCGCTGCTATACCGCGGCTGTGCTCCGAAGGGAGCCCGAGGAGCCGGTGCAGCCCGTTCCCGGCGGTCCGGTATATCTGGCGGATGATCTCTGCGTGCGCCGCGCGCTCCGGATGGACGCCTATGCGGACCGCACGGGAGTGGCTGTGGGCGCTTACCAGAACGGCGAACTGCTGGCGCCGGTGTATCTGGACGCGGACTTCCTGCTGGGGCCAGAAGCGGCACACGTGACCCTGACGGGTGTGTCCGGTCTGGCCACCAAGACCAGCACCATCGAGTTCCTTCTGCAGAGCATCTTCGCCGCGCGTGATGATGTCGCATGTGTGTGCTTCAACGTCAAGGGACACGACATGCTGTTCCTTGACTTCCCGGCGGAGGCGGAGCCGGGCTCGCCACTGGAGGAGCGCTACCGCGACCTGGGAATCACTCCGCTGACCGAGGCCGACCGCGCCCTCTACAACGTGCTGGGCGTCCCCTGCCAAGCATTCGAGAAGGTTGAGTATTATGCGCCCTACCGGGAAGACGGTTTCAACCTGAACACCCTGCGCACCAACCCGGAGGTGACGGGCAATGTGCATCCTCTGGCTTGGGGGCTGCAGGACATCATGGAGTTCGCCGAGGTAGTCCTGAGCCGCGACGATGTGGACGCCAAGGCGGACGCGCTGATCCAGTACATCAACCAGAAGGTCATCGGGGCGAAGGACGGCTACAACATCGGCGACGGCAAAGCGGCCATCTATGTGCGCACCTTCGCCGACCTGGAGGAGTGGTTCCGCCGCGTCTTCGATTACATGGAAGCCGGTGACAATGGCAGGGGAATGGAGCAGTACCGCAGCCACCACTACCAGACCATCCGAAAGGTTCACAATCGCCTGACGAACCTGATCACTCGCTACAAGGGGCTGCTCACCCCGCGCGAGGAGCGCCACGACCTCCCGTGGGGAGACTTCAAACCGCGGACCATCTACGTGGTGGATATCGCCAGCATGGACCAGCAGGGGCAGGATCTGGTGGTGACGCGGGTGGTGTCCAAACTCCGGGAGCATCTTGAGCGGAAAGCCCTGGGGGTGGATCGTTGCATCGTGGTGGTGGACGAGTTGAACAAGTACGCACCCAGCGACGGGCCGGAGACCAATCTGAAGCGGACTCTACTGGACATCTCTGAGCGCGGGCGCTACATCGGGCTGGTTCTGTTCAGCGCACAGCAGTTCCGTAGCCAGGTGCACAAACGCGTGGTCGGCAACTGCGGCACCTCTATCTACGGCCGTATGGACATGGACGAGCTGGCCACTCCGGGCTATCAGGTCCTGACGCGGGCGGAGCGTGAGAAGCTGGCCACGCTCTCCAAAGGGCAACTGATGGTGCGCCATCCCCATTTCAGCCAGGCCATTTTCGTGAAGTTCCCGCGACCCAACGTGCTGCGAGGTTCTGACGGGGTGCGATTGTTCCCGCCCGCGGAGCCCGTGGAGCTGGAAGAGGCCATCTTCCGTGAGTTCAGCCGGATGGATGCCACCCTCCAGCGCAACCAGGTGCGCGAGGCGCTGAAGGGTGCGGATCGCGATGCCGCTCTGGAGGCGTTCAACAGGGTGCGGTTGAGAGGCTCATCGGACCCGGTATCGGATTTCCAGAAGTTCATCAGGAAGAAGGCGAAGCTGGAGGAGCCGGAGCCGGTTCCGCGCGGTTTTGGCGCGCCCCCTCCCGCTAGCGGAGATGACCCGTTTGCGGATTGACTTCACACCACCGACCCGGACGGAGAAACTGATTTGAGGATCGCCCATATCGCCGATGTGCATCTGGGATACCGGGCTTATTCGCGCGTCACATCGCGGGGATTGAACCAGCGGGAGGCCGACGTCTTCCGCGCGTTCCGCTCCGTGCTGGAGCGTGTTGCGGAGCTTGACCCGGATCTGATCATCATCGCCGGGGATCTGTTCCATACTGTGCGCCCCAGCAACTTCGTCATTCACCAGACGTTCCGCCTTCTGACCGATCTGCGGGGCCGGACCGCCGCGCCGGTGGTGATCATCGGCGGCAATCACGACACGCCAAAGTCCCGTGACACCGGCTGCATCCTGGACCTGTACACGGTAATAGAGGGGATGTATGTCCGGCATCACGGTTTCGAGGGCATTGCCCTTCCCGGTCTGGACGCGGCGGTGTATTGTCTGCCCTATTTCGCGCTGGAGGAGCGCAGGGAGTACGTCATCAGACCCGATTCCGGCCGTTCGGTCAATGTTCTGGCCGTGCACGGAACCGTGGAAGGGGTCATCCGGCAGAGCTACGATTCGGAACAGGTTGCACCGGGCGAGCTGAACCTTGAGGCGTGGGACTACGTCGCGCTGGGGCACTACCATATCCGCTCCCAGATTGCGGACAACGCGTTTTACTCGGGAGCCATCGAATACACCAGCTCCAACATCTGGGAAGAGGCGCACGAGCATCCCAAGGGATTCATCGTCTTCGACACAGAGGACCGCACAGCCAGCTTTCACGAGACTCCCACGGTGCGCCGGGTTCTGGACCTGCCTCCTGTTCGGGCCGGGTCGCTGGGCGCGGCGGAGCTAATGGATAAGCTGGAAGAGCGTCTGACTCCATATGCGGATGTTCTGCCCGAACTGGTCATCCGCCTTCCAGTAGAGGGCTTTCCCCGCGAGCTTCAGCGCGATCTGGACTGGAAGCGTCTTCGCGAGCTGAAACTGGCGGCGCTGCATCTGGACCTCGTCTTCCGCCCGGCCCGGCGCGAGGATCGTCCCGGCGAGTCCGCCGAGCGGGGAGAGGCGCGTCCCATCGAGGTGGAGTGGAGGGAGTTCGCGGGGAGCCTGGAAGATCTTCCGGCCGGCGTTGAGAAAGATCGCCTGGTGGACCTGGGGCTACATTACCTGGAACAGGCCGCCGAGGAGCAGCAGGAGGCGACGGTATGAGGCTGTTATCGCTCCGTTTGCTGAATTTCCGGCAGTACCGGCAGGCCGAGATCCGATTCCAGGATGGCATCACGGCCATCGTGGGACGCAACGGCGCAGGCAAGACGACGCTTCTGGAAGCCATAGCCTGGACACTCTACGGCCAGAAGGCCATCCAGAGGATGGACAGGGGAAAGGCGGAGACCATCAAGAGTCGGGGTGCCGGAGCCAGAGACCACACGGAGTGTGAGCTGGCTTTCGAACTGGGCGGCCAGCGCCTCACGGTGGTCCGTCGGATGGACGGCGCAGCGCTGCTGGTCGAGGGCCAGACCCAGGACACGGGCACGGAGAATGTCACCCGGTCGGTTACCCGGCGGCTGGGAATGGATCCGCAGGCGTTTTTCACCAGCTTCTTCACCGGACAGAAGGATCTTGCATTCCTGCGGGACGTCTCCAGTCGCAAACGCGAGGAGTATGTCGGACGTCTGCTGGGTTACGAGCGCCTGACCCGCGCTCGCGAGATGGCCAATCAGGAGAAGCTGGCCGTGGCGCGCGAGATGGATGCCCTGTCGCGCGGCGCGGGAGATCTGGAGGAGGCGAAACAGCGACGGAAGGAAGCCGAAGAGCGGCTGCAGGCCGCCCTGGAGGAGCAGAAGTCGGCCCGCGGGCAGCTTGAACGGGCACAGGAGACGGCGCAGCAAGTTGAGCCGGAGAAGAAGCAGTCCGAAGAGGCGGAGCGCAGGCACCGGGAACTGCAGAAGGAGGTGGACATCCTGAACAGCCGCCTGCAGGCGGCGCGCGAGCGGATTGGGCGCCTGCGGGAGGAACTGGGCAAAGCCGCATCGGCCCGGAGCGAACTGGAGAAACTGCAGCCTCTGGTGGAAGAGTATGAGCGGCTTCGTTCCCGCAACGAGGAATTGAACGAGCTTGAGAAGGCCGATGCCGAGCGCCGGTCTCTGGAGCGGGAAGCGCAGTCGTTGCGGGCGGATATCGAGGAGACGCAGGCGAAGCTGGCGGATCTGTCGGCTCGCTCTGGCCGGCTGGCCGCCTTGCAGGAGCGCCTCGCATCGTTGCGGCAGGAGATCGAGACACTCCAGTCTGCGTTGGAGCGCCGGCGCGAGGAGCGTATGCGGCAGGCTGCGGAAGTCCGCGCGGCAAGAGATTCCGCCAGACAGCGCGCGGCGGAGCTGGGGGAGCATCTGGAACAGCTTCTGAAGGCCGGCCCCGACGGAGTCTGTCCCACCTGCGAGCGCCCTCTGCGGGAAGAGTTCGAGCGCGTGACATCGCGTATGCGCTCCGAGCAGCAGGAAGCGCTGCGGGTGGCGGGTGATCTGGAGCAGAAGCTTGCCGGACTGGAGGGCGCAGCGGACCCGCTGGAGACGGCGAAGCTCGCAGAGCTCCAGAAGGAGTTTGAGACTGTTTCGCGCGAGGATTGCGAGGCGCAGGCCGCGGCGACCGAGGAGAGTGGCCAGCGGCAGAGGCTGCAGAAGCTCCGGCAACGTCTGGAGGAGATCGAAAATCGCCGGGAGCAGCTGCCGTCCGGCTTCGACCCACAGGAACGGGAGAAGGTGCGCGCCCGGGGCTCGGAACTTCGGCCTCTGCGGGACAAAGCGCTTTCTCTAAGGACCGAAGCGGATCGCGTCGTGGAGCTGGAGAAAGATCTTCAACAGGAGGAGGCCGGACAGAAGGATCTTTCGAACCTGCTGGAATCCCGGCGCAGAGATCTTGAGGAACTGAACTTCTCCCCGGAAAAGCATGCTGCGGTCATCAGCCGGTGGGAACAGGTATCGGCGGCCCTTCAGACCGCGCGCGAGCGGCTAGCCCGCGCGGATGGAGACGTTTCCGGCGCGCAGACCGTTCTGGAGAACGCCCGGCGCGAGGAGGCTGCCTGCCGGCAGCGCCAAAAGCTCCTGGAAGAAAAGCGCTCGCAGCATCGCCATCTGGAGACCCTGTCTCAGAAGTTCGATGAGCTCCGCAGTCGCCTGAACAGCCAGATCCGCCCCGGCCTTTCCGAGCGGGCCAGCCAGCTCATCACCGCCCTTACGGATGGAAGATACTCCCAGGTGGATCTGGACGAGGAATACACCCCCCGTTTGTTCGACGACGGGGAGTTCAAACCGGTCATCTCAGGCGGGGAGGAAGACATCCTTCACCTGTCCCTGCGGCTGGCCATCTCCCAGATGATTGCTGAGCGCGCCGGGCTGGACATGGGTCTGTTGGTGCTGGACGAGGTGTTCGGGTCGCTGGACGAGTCCCGGCGCGACAGTGTGCTTTCCCTGCTGCAGAATCTGAAAGGGGCGTTTCCGCAGATCCTGCTTATCACCCACATCGAGACCATTCACGACATGGTGGACCGGTGCATCTGGGTGGAGTATGATGCAGCCAGGCAGACCAGTGTGGTGCGCGAGTCTCTGGAAATGCCTCTTGAAGGGTTACCTGGGGGGACGGAGCCCGCGCTGGCGCTGGAGTAGCGACAAGCAGGGAGGTTCGGCGGATATGAGTGTTCAGATGAATCGCATCGCCTGCTTCAGGGAGGCGCTGGCTGCTTTCAAAGAACCGTTCGATCAATGGCTGGAGCGGTATTTGGACGGCCGGGCGCGGTTCTGCCGTGAGTGCTCGCCGGACCTCGAGCACCTCGCCGCGGTCCTGAAAGACTTCAGCCTTCGCCCGGGAAAGCGGCTGCGGCCTTTCCTGGTGGTGTGGGGCAGCCGGGCGGTGCGCGATCTGCCGGACGAGCAGATCCTGCCCGTCGCCGCCGCCGCCGAGATGCTCCACGTCTTTGCTCTGGCCCACGATGATGTAATGGACTGCTCCGACACCCGCCGTGGCCTTCCCACCATCCACCGCCTGTTCGAGGCCATTCACGGGGAACGCTCGCTGCGCGGTTCCTCCTCCCAGTTCGGGCTGTCGGGAGCCATCCTGCTGGGAGATTATGCCCTGGCGCTCTCCGATATGCTGATCGATTCCAGCCCGCTGCCCGTCGAGCGAACACTCGCTCTGCGCGGCGTGTGGGACCGGATGCGGGAAGAGGTCATCCTGGGGCAGTTCATGGACGTGGCCGCGTCCTGCTCCTCTGTCCCCGCGCCGGAGGAGACCATTCACCGAATCCTCAGCTTGAAGTCCGGCAAGTACACCCTGGAACGGCCGCTCCATCTTGGGGTGGCCGCGGCGGGTGGCGGCGCGGATCTGTTCGGGGTTTTCTCCCGCTACGGCGAGCCCCTCGGCCGGGCTTTCCAGATCCAGGACGATATTCTGGGGATGTTTGGTTCGCCGGAAGTGACGGGCAAGCCTGCGGATTCCGACATCCGCGAGGGCAAGTCCACACTGCTCATCTCCCGCGCCTTCCAGCGGGCCTCTTCCGCTGAACGGGAGGCCATTCTGGCCGCGTGGGGGAGCGCGGATGCGCCGGCGGATGCCATCCAGCAAGTGCGTGAGATCGTCCGCGGCACCGGCGCCCTGGAGGAAGCGCGTGCGGCGGCCCGGCGGGCGGCGGACCAGGCCGTGGCTGCGCTGGAAGGAGCATCCCTGCCCGCCGAGGTCCGTGAAGTGCTGCTTGGCCTGGCGGAGTTTGTTCTGGACCGCGACGCCTGACGCCTCGGCACTCCCTCGCCACTCCCTGAAACAGCAGGCTGAAGGTAAGGGCCCGCCTTCCACTTCGGGAAGGCGGGCCCTGTCTTTTCTAGCTCCCGGATCCAGGGATCCTGGGATCGCTTGTCACATCACGGGTTCACCAGTTCGATATCATCGTCGCTGCGGGCGTCCAGCCTCCGGATGATCTGGCTGCCCACCTGCTCCAGGCGGACGATTCCGGTCACCTTGTAGTAGCTGCCCGTGGTGAACGGGGTGGCCAGCAGGGACTTGACCTTGATGCCCGGGACCTTGGTGGGGACGAACGCCGTCGGCGTATCGTTCTCCACTCCGGATCCGTCGTCCAGGTAGAAGGTCGTCGTGGC
The sequence above is drawn from the Armatimonadota bacterium genome and encodes:
- a CDS encoding double-stranded DNA repair protein Rad50, which produces MRLLSLRLLNFRQYRQAEIRFQDGITAIVGRNGAGKTTLLEAIAWTLYGQKAIQRMDRGKAETIKSRGAGARDHTECELAFELGGQRLTVVRRMDGAALLVEGQTQDTGTENVTRSVTRRLGMDPQAFFTSFFTGQKDLAFLRDVSSRKREEYVGRLLGYERLTRAREMANQEKLAVAREMDALSRGAGDLEEAKQRRKEAEERLQAALEEQKSARGQLERAQETAQQVEPEKKQSEEAERRHRELQKEVDILNSRLQAARERIGRLREELGKAASARSELEKLQPLVEEYERLRSRNEELNELEKADAERRSLEREAQSLRADIEETQAKLADLSARSGRLAALQERLASLRQEIETLQSALERRREERMRQAAEVRAARDSARQRAAELGEHLEQLLKAGPDGVCPTCERPLREEFERVTSRMRSEQQEALRVAGDLEQKLAGLEGAADPLETAKLAELQKEFETVSREDCEAQAAATEESGQRQRLQKLRQRLEEIENRREQLPSGFDPQEREKVRARGSELRPLRDKALSLRTEADRVVELEKDLQQEEAGQKDLSNLLESRRRDLEELNFSPEKHAAVISRWEQVSAALQTARERLARADGDVSGAQTVLENARREEAACRQRQKLLEEKRSQHRHLETLSQKFDELRSRLNSQIRPGLSERASQLITALTDGRYSQVDLDEEYTPRLFDDGEFKPVISGGEEDILHLSLRLAISQMIAERAGLDMGLLVLDEVFGSLDESRRDSVLSLLQNLKGAFPQILLITHIETIHDMVDRCIWVEYDAARQTSVVRESLEMPLEGLPGGTEPALALE
- a CDS encoding NAD-dependent nucleoside diphosphate-sugar epimerase/dehydratase; the encoded protein is MNIGVTGATGFVGSHLCRLLVERGHRVTALVRPGSTRARPSGGGVRFAEGDITRPETLPAAFQGCDVVVNLVGIIRETRDQTFERIHAEGAAAVALAAREAGVRRLVHMSAVGTRPHAPSAYHRTKWLGEEAVRASGLEWVILRPSLIFGIGDGFTTTMIDLVRRAPVIPVIGSGTNLMQPIAVEDVCAAFASSAEEDCHCGQTYELGGPEQITYEQIVRMVARELGVRRPFVHLPVWMMMPLAGVLSRLSARFPLTPDQIRMLQEDNVAQPNHALTVFGLELMRFEDGLKRIVASVVGGRAA
- a CDS encoding ATPase, with protein sequence MIAEREESTTRAPSGAQLAQVGRVVATEPKPNTAYEFHFWTAPGSPVGIGTLVVVLAENVEVYGVVVEGWSYTDVASAMHDYIGLDGDPAMEAMTRRPEIRCYTAAVLRREPEEPVQPVPGGPVYLADDLCVRRALRMDAYADRTGVAVGAYQNGELLAPVYLDADFLLGPEAAHVTLTGVSGLATKTSTIEFLLQSIFAARDDVACVCFNVKGHDMLFLDFPAEAEPGSPLEERYRDLGITPLTEADRALYNVLGVPCQAFEKVEYYAPYREDGFNLNTLRTNPEVTGNVHPLAWGLQDIMEFAEVVLSRDDVDAKADALIQYINQKVIGAKDGYNIGDGKAAIYVRTFADLEEWFRRVFDYMEAGDNGRGMEQYRSHHYQTIRKVHNRLTNLITRYKGLLTPREERHDLPWGDFKPRTIYVVDIASMDQQGQDLVVTRVVSKLREHLERKALGVDRCIVVVDELNKYAPSDGPETNLKRTLLDISERGRYIGLVLFSAQQFRSQVHKRVVGNCGTSIYGRMDMDELATPGYQVLTRAEREKLATLSKGQLMVRHPHFSQAIFVKFPRPNVLRGSDGVRLFPPAEPVELEEAIFREFSRMDATLQRNQVREALKGADRDAALEAFNRVRLRGSSDPVSDFQKFIRKKAKLEEPEPVPRGFGAPPPASGDDPFAD
- a CDS encoding putative polyprenyl synthetase: MSVQMNRIACFREALAAFKEPFDQWLERYLDGRARFCRECSPDLEHLAAVLKDFSLRPGKRLRPFLVVWGSRAVRDLPDEQILPVAAAAEMLHVFALAHDDVMDCSDTRRGLPTIHRLFEAIHGERSLRGSSSQFGLSGAILLGDYALALSDMLIDSSPLPVERTLALRGVWDRMREEVILGQFMDVAASCSSVPAPEETIHRILSLKSGKYTLERPLHLGVAAAGGGADLFGVFSRYGEPLGRAFQIQDDILGMFGSPEVTGKPADSDIREGKSTLLISRAFQRASSAEREAILAAWGSADAPADAIQQVREIVRGTGALEEARAAARRAADQAVAALEGASLPAEVREVLLGLAEFVLDRDA